caatgttttcattttgaaataccaATTATCTCCTAGCATATGCCAAATTCCCCATtatatcttataaatatatttttcttgtaagTATGGTCTCAGAGAAAATACCACTCCCTCCCATCTCCCATCAAAACTCTCCATCTTTCTATGTCTTCCACTGCTATTCATGTTTGTGACCTAGGCCAACTATTTTGAGAACACTAAAGAAAGTTTTAAGCACAAATATAAAGTACAATAAGGGAGCAGACAAGAAGGGACATAGGAAAATACAGCATCCAACTTAAACTTATACGTATTAGAGTGATcacatcatattttctttctccactcatccatcaatggacatttagtttgttttcacatcttggctattgtgaataatgctgaaatgaatatgAGAGTACAGTTATCTcttggagatcctgatttcacttcctttggctGTATACTCAGAAATGAGATTGCTGAAtcttatggtatttttatttttaatgttttgaggaacctcctcCTCCATATTCATAGTGACTATACCAATATACACTCCAACCAAAAGTGTActaggattcctttttctccacattctcaccagcactcaTTATCCTTTATCTTTGGGATAATAGACATTCTAACTagggtgaggtgatatctcattgtggttttgatttgcaaataattagtGGAGTagagcactttttcatatgcctgttgggtatttttatgtctcctttggagaaatggctattcaaatcccttgctgattttttaattgggttgtgttatttttattattaagttgtatgagttccttatatatttttgatattaacctcattatcagatacatggtttgcaaatattttcttccattacacacattgacttttcattttgttgattttttccttttccagaaatgTCCAGGCATTGCACGGAATTTTTGGAaacatggagagagacagagttacttgaaggagaagaaagcatgAGATATTCTCTTGGTTCCTTAGAGGAATACCAttcataatggaaaaaaatggttGTTTTCTACTGATTTTCCCAACTGAGCTCCAGTGATTTGAGGACAAAGCAGAGGACAAAGGCACAGAGTATGTCAGTTTCATCAGATGAGGAGAGGTCTGCAGTGTCTGGGAGGAACCTTTCAGATCCAAGAAGAACAGAGTGTTTGTCAATGATCTGGTAAGTCCTGGGCAGCTTTATCTATGGTTGAGATGGTTATAGGGAAAAATTCACACTTATCAAGAAAACACACTTGTACATATATGCTCAGAATGATATTAGAACCCACAAGTTGGGGACCTAGGCTAGGATGTGTTTAAAAGTAAGTAAAGGGCTCCATCCATGCCATGTtttatctgtgtctctgtttgcatcttttcttcctttctgagtAATAATTCACTGGGGCAGAAAGGATATATTTATCACAATGACGGGAAAGAAAAGATTGTGTGTTAATATCAGAATTCAGTGTCTAGATTCCAGGATAAATATTaggaaggaaagcaaaataaTTCAAGAAGCTGATGATTCAAAAGTTTGTAAGTAATTATCCTGACAAACTTATCCACTGAAATACctgaatttatataataaaagacCATTCCGCAATCTGTGCCTAAGCCATATTACCCTGAACCATAAGTCAGAATATGATTATCTAACAGAATGCAAGATAATAGAAAAGGGAAGTCTCTTTCTATCtatgtccatttctttctctgatcTCACTACTCCTTCTATAATCTATTTTCCCATTGTCTTTAAGTAGCTCAGAAATAAAAGGggaattgagaaataaatttcaccCTAAATTCTCCACATTAATTGAGGAAAGCATCAGTAcacataaatattatatttccaAAGCTCATTGGGAGAATAAGGTTTAAAGATGCTTGGAAAACACAAGCTCCCAAAGATAGAAGAgtctattaatatatattttatttatctttaagaaaaatcaaaactatgagatgGAACAACCAAACAAGACCTTCTGAATTCATCTTACTAGGGCTCTCCTCTAGGCCTGAGCATCAGAAGCCTCTCTTTGTCCTATTTCTAATCATTTACCTGGTCACTCTAATGGGAAACCTGATCATCATGCTGTCCATCTATTTAGATGTTCGCCTACAGACACCCATGTATTTCTTTCTGAGTGTCCTGTCTTTTGTTGATATTTGTTATACAACAGTTATTATTCCAAAGATGCTGACAAACTTTTTATCAGAGGCAAAAACCATCCTCTATAGTGAGTGCCTGAGCCAGATGTATTTCTTCCTGTCCTTTGGTAATGTAGATAGTTACCTCCTAGGGGCCACGGCCattgaccgctatgtggccatatGCAACCCCTTTCATTACATCACCATCATGAGCTATAAATGCTGTGTCCTTCTACTGGTAATCTCCTTCTTCATCCCATTTCTTCACTCACTCCTCCACGTCCACTTGATGAACCAACTCACCTTTTGTGCCTCCAATGTTATCCATCACTTCTTCTGTGATCTCAACCCAGTGCTGAAGTTGTCCTGTTCATCTACATTTGTCAATGAGATAGTGATAAAGACAGAAGGACCATTTGTCATAATGGTCCCCTTTATGTGCATCATTATTTCTTATCTGAGAATCTTCGCCACTGTTCTGAAAATCCCTTCAGCTGCTGGGAAGTACAAGGTCTTCTCCACCTGTGGTTCCCACCTTACCGTGGTGATTCTGTTTTATGGGAGTATTACCTATGTCTACCTTCAGCCTCTGACCAGCAATAATGTCAAGGACCAGATAGCAACAGTCATCTACACTATATTAACTCCCATGTTGAACCCTTTTGTTTACAGTCTGAGAAACAAAGACATGAAGCAGTGTTTGGGGAAGCTGATAGGTAGGATAAAGCCTCAATTACGTGGGTTTTATGATAAATCTTGAGAAATTCTGTAGATTCTCTAATCCCTGAAGCAAGGTCTTGATGTTTATGATCAATTGAGGAAAGTCACTAAAGGTTCTTCATGGGAGATGGGAAAATATTAACTGAATATAATGTTTTCCTTGACATTTCCTACATCTTCTCCAGTAGTATCCATCATTAGCTGGTTAGAATGAGCTTTATCCAAATCTTTCTGCCTACTTTTATCCTTACTCTATTATATCCAACCTTTCCAGGAAATCATAGTCCATCTATTTCCTCCAAACTCAGTTGAAAACTCCCCTAATGTCTGCAACTTTCCTGATGGAATTAATATAAGTTAGAAAAGTGTAATTGACTGAAAATATGTATGTCTGCCACAGATCTCTGCAGGTAGGTACATACTTCTGTAGAGCCATTTGTCTTAATCTATGGGCATTCtttacaaatgtgtgtgtgtgtaattccCATCGTCTttagtttggaaagttctcatcTAGAGTGGAAGTGAATCCTCAACCAGACTAGAACCATATTCTTTTCCTCAACACCTTACCACCATAGCATGATGTTCTGGTTCTTATAGACATATGTTTATTAATATATGATGTCAACTCAATACATTACTGTTAGTGAATCATCTCTAGCTCTACGTGCAATGGAAAATAAATCCTATACTATATCTCAGTACTCATTATCTTTAGTTTGTCCCTCAAATAGCTCTCGCTCTTTGAGTCCTCCTGAGCCTTGTTTTCCACCTACCTTTCCCTAACTATGACACTATTTCCAATATCTCCTCCCTCTGTCTATCATTCAGATAAATATAAGAATGTATATCCTATGTTATCATATAGAATCTACAATTCTCACTAGGATATTAATGGAGGCACATTGACTactgtgtttcttttctccaaCCTATTTCTCATGGATAGCCATATTTCACTTGGGGACAATgtctttccttgaaaaaaatgaagctgtagcctagaaatttcagaaaaggaatGTATGACTGACAGAGTGAGGAACCACATACTCTGCTGAGTGATGAGTTTGCGGCTCAGCACAGTTGTCTAAAAGTAGCAATTACCTGAGAAAATATATTCTAGAActacattatttaaatatatggatGTCCAATGGACTGCACATCTATGCCAACTCTGGTCAGTTGGTCTTGACTACCTGAGAGATATAACATGGAAAGTAACTTGAATAACGATCTCTagactcaatgggaaaaaaaaaattccataattGATTTGCAATGTCTGGTGTGAGCATGAGATTGGTGGTTGTAAGTATATGTCACAGAGGTAATATTTTAGCTGTACAACAGTTATCAGAATGTTTAATGTAGGTTCTTCCCTTTGTAGGTAACCTCTGGAAAAATTCAAATAGCCTCCAATATGTTTCCCCGGGGCTCAATTTTGAGAGCTTAGAAGTGTAAAACATATCGTTTGGACATAAATACAAGACAAAATTCATTCAATCTATGATATCAGAAAGATGCTTGCAATCTCTGCATCCATCTGGATGTGGTTTCAATTGatacaaaaaaatctaaattataaAGACAAGTTTTGTATCACTCCCATACTCCCACACTCCCTAGAAATGTATATAGAAgatcactaggaaaaaaaaacccactttcattcagaaaaaggaataatgaaAGACACAGAAAACTGATCAGTGGCAAATTCTAAAATCCAGCTAGAGAGATATTTTGAGGACCCCTACTCTGAAGGTGGGAGAAAGTTCTTTGTTTAGGTCTTGATTTAGGTGCCTGGGAGTAGCCCCCTTGACCATTATTCTATGCAGCCTCTGGCTTTTGTTCCCTATCCATTACTCTTTAAGGCCACCTAGAGTGAACATCCAGGAATATGCCCAAGTTGGTGGCTGAGAGGACTTCTCAAACCACTTCCTGCCCAAACACTTGAGGGTTCCGTGGTTATTTAAAGGctaaaacaacagcaacagccCAGGGCCTCTCTTAGTCCACAATGGTGGTACTTTTGGAAACACAAACCTTTCAAAAACTTAGTCGTCTTCTTCCTTATTTGCCACATACCAGTAACTATGAACacagtttgtttgtttctgagacATAGTTCCCAGAACGCCTATGTTTCTTTGCTTGGTTTCCCTCATATTTCTCTGGCTTTATTTAATCACTAGCACATGTGTATTGAACAATAGGGCATAGGTGGGTGaatcttttcttattctcttttctttaaccaTTTAGTCTGTTGTAGGAATTTATCGGACACcacacagaatttttaaatctgtgaCACCTTAATCAATTCAGAGGTGTTAGTAATTGTTGTACTTGTAACTTAACTTTCtcacatatatgtatgttaaTTGGCCTTTGGGTCACCAAGACtttcttgttttatctttttccttttcactcttgGAAGCACTTGTCTCATCCATCCCTACAAAGCATTTAAATTCATtcactatttttattacttttcagaCCTACTTACAAATTACCCAAATCTTTTCTGAGTTCAACTCTTTCTTGTAATACTTTTCCAAAAGTAGCCATTATCCACAAACACATTCTAGTAACATTTCTATTTCTGACCTTTTC
Above is a genomic segment from Equus przewalskii isolate Varuska chromosome 26, EquPr2, whole genome shotgun sequence containing:
- the LOC103555884 gene encoding olfactory receptor 1L1-like, with the translated sequence MRWNNQTRPSEFILLGLSSRPEHQKPLFVLFLIIYLVTLMGNLIIMLSIYLDVRLQTPMYFFLSVLSFVDICYTTVIIPKMLTNFLSEAKTILYSECLSQMYFFLSFGNVDSYLLGATAIDRYVAICNPFHYITIMSYKCCVLLLVISFFIPFLHSLLHVHLMNQLTFCASNVIHHFFCDLNPVLKLSCSSTFVNEIVIKTEGPFVIMVPFMCIIISYLRIFATVLKIPSAAGKYKVFSTCGSHLTVVILFYGSITYVYLQPLTSNNVKDQIATVIYTILTPMLNPFVYSLRNKDMKQCLGKLIGRIKPQLRGFYDKS